The window TTTGTATTGCGTGGCAAGCAACTCGGCTGTCTCCCCCATAATCATCTCCGACAACGGGCAGAGAAAGCCGTCGCGATACATGGCGTCCACCAGCGGCTGGTGTCCCAGGCGGAAGCCCCAGCGCGCCTCGACGTAGAAGGGGAGCCGGCTCATGGATTCGGTGCCGCCGGCGACGACCAACTCCGCCTTGCCCAGAAGAATGTCTTGCCAGGCAAGCACGATGGCTTGCATTCCCGAGGCGCAAGCCTGGTTCACCGTGTACGCCGGCACCCCGCCTAAGGCGGGGCCTTCGGCCGGGCCCAGCCCTGCCCGCCAGGCAATTTGCCGCGCCACGTTCGGCCCGCCGCCGGCCTGACGAGCATTGCCGAAAATCAGCTCATCAATCCGGGCTGGGTCCACACCGGCGCGCTCCACCGCCGCCTTTACGGCGATGACACCCATATCCGCAGCCGTGTGCCCGGCCAGTGAACCGCCAAACTTGCCGGTGGGCGTCCGGGTGGCCGAAAGGATGTACACTTCGCGCTGGTTCATGCATCCCTGCCTGCTGGACTAATGTCTGCCGAACAATACAAATCGCATCGTAACATAACGCTCCTGACCGCTCAAAGCGAGCCCGTACCTGAGGTACAATCTGCAAGCCATGACTCGCGGGCTCACCGCAATCGAAGGCATCACCGTCGGCCATTCGACCGACCTCAAGGGCATCACCGGCTGCACTGTCATCCTGTGCCCCGGCACTGACGGGGCGGGCGTGATTGCTTCTTCGGACGTGCGCGGCTCAGCCGTCGGCGAACGAGAAACCGAACTCCTCCGGCCGGGCCATTTGGTCGAGCGCATTCATGCCGTTCTACTTGCCGGCGGCAGCGCCTTCGGCCTCGACGCGGCCTCGGGAGTGATGCGCTTCCTTGAAGAAAAAGGCATCGGCTTCGATGTGGGGGTGGCTCGCGTGCCCATCGTGCCGGCAGCCATCCTCTTTGACCTTGCCATCGGCGATCCGCGAGCACGGCCCAGTGCTGAAATGGGTTACCTGGCTGC of the Candidatus Acidiferrales bacterium genome contains:
- a CDS encoding P1 family peptidase yields the protein MTRGLTAIEGITVGHSTDLKGITGCTVILCPGTDGAGVIASSDVRGSAVGERETELLRPGHLVERIHAVLLAGGSAFGLDAASGVMRFLEEKGIGFDVGVARVPIVPAAILFDLAIGDPRARPSAEMGYLAARNATDAPVEEGSVGAGTGATVGKLFGLAQAMKGGIGSWSD